The Pungitius pungitius chromosome 8, fPunPun2.1, whole genome shotgun sequence genome has a window encoding:
- the hp1bp3 gene encoding heterochromatin protein 1-binding protein 3 isoform X2: protein MPIRRVAATPAPEKAPSAAAEKEPQASSAESPAAAAAAAGAAEEEPAAQSAVPKEAEPTENGEKADAPAEEKAEEKPDKKELKDGYKSAKAKGKKVKRTIPAWATLAAGKRLPVATFAGNNRVDSVLIEAITSSNDKSGVSYQGFMKYIQKKYPEMELDNKKFLIKKAMKKHLEKGTIKQLTGKGLSGTFAIGKISASPKKAAVNVEALGDALPLIITRLCEPKEASYCLIKKYLEQHFPNLNIQNRPDILKSALVKAVEKGHLEQITGKGANGTFQLKRAGNQVLLKGSSLEDAITAAITAMNEPKTCSTTTLRKYLVDANKDTKEYRLVASLRRTLTKCKVLGWMEQITGHGFTGTYQLSFPFYPSPTILYPDKFNDQAKKNPPARGRRTVHSSSEEEEEEEEEESESEDEAPSRKRKSPKRPPPKVKRPPAAKKSRSSSKSKAKGRGRSLAKKTPVKKTPVKTSPVKKAASSAKREGRKPSAVAKDPTPPPKAAPAKKAPAAKRPRAPAARKPTKRGAKRPASRESSPEEAVVAKETTTSGSKRSKTEDSRPERPAGGKAAAKGGARRSAPAKTTPLKAAVKKEAGRKTSARRSKRGKY, encoded by the exons ATGCCGATACGCCGAGTAGCAGCGACTCCTGCCCCGGAGAAGGCCCCCTCTGCTGCGGCCGAGAAAG AGCCTCAGGCGTCCTCGGCGGAgtcgccagcagcagcagcagcagcagccggcgcCGCCGAAGAGGAACCGGCGGCACAGTCGGCCGTCCCGAAGGAGGCGGAGCCCACGGAGAACGGGGAGAAAGCCGACGCGCCCGCCGAGGAGAAGGCGGAAGAAAAGCCGGATAAGAAAGA GTTGAAAGACGGCTACAAGTCCGCGAAAGCCAAAGGCAAGAAGGTGAAGAGGACGATTCCCGCGTGGGCGACACTCGCTGCTGGCAAAAGGCTTCCCGTCGCCACCTTCGCAGGCAACAACCGAGTGGACAGCGTTCTCATCGAAGCCATCACG TCTTCAAATGACAAGTCGGGAGTTTCATACCAAGGCTTCATGAAATACATTCAGAAGAAATACCCGGAGATGGAGCTCGACAACAAGAAGTTTCTCATCAAGAAAGCAATGAAGAAACATTTGGAGAAGGGAACCATCAAACAG CTCACGGGGAAAGGCCTTTCGGGAACCTTCGCCATCGGGAAGATCTCCGCCTCCCCGAAG AAAGCAGCCGTGAATGTCGAGGCTCTGGGAGACGCTCTTCCTCTCATCATCACTCGGCTCTGTGAGCCCAAAGAGGCCTCCTACTGCCTGATCAAGAAATACCTGGAGCAGCACTTCCCCAACTTAAACATCCAAAACCG GCCGGATATACTCAAGTCGGCCCTGGTGAAGGCCGTGGAGAAAGGACATCTGGAGCAAATCACCGGGAAAGGAGCTAACGGCACATTCCAG CTGAAGCGCGCCGGTAATCAGGTCCTGCTGAAGGGCAGCAGCTTGGAGGACGCCATCACAGCCGCCATCACGGCCATGAACGAACCCAAAACCTGCAGCACCACCACTCTGCGCAAATACCTAGTGGACGCCAACAAGGACACAAAGGAGTACAGATTAG TGGCCAGTCTGAGGAGGACCCTGACCAAGTGCAAAGTGCTCGGCTGGATGGAGCAGATCACCGGTCACGGCTTCACAGGAACCTACCAGCTCTCGTTCCCCTTCTACCCGAG cCCCACCATCCTGTACCCAGACAAGTTCAACGACCAAGCAAAGAAAAACCCGCCAGCCAGGGGGAGGCGGACGGTTCATTcttcttcagaggaggaggaagaagaagaggaggaggagtctgagTCTGAGGACGAAGCTCCCTCTCGGAAAAG AAAATCACCAAAGAGGCCCCCACCCAAGGTGAAACGCCCCCCTGCAGCCAAGAAGTCGCGGAGCTCTAGTAAGTCGAAAGCTAAAGGACGGGGACGCTCCCTCGCCAAGAAGACTCCGGTCAAGAAGACTCCGGTCAAGACGTCTCCGGTCAAGAAGGCGGCGTCCTCGGCCAAGCGAGAGGGAAGGAAACCGTCGGCCGTGGCGAAGGATCCCACGCCGCCCCCTAAAGCCGCGCCAGCCAAGAAAGCTCCCGCTGCAAAACGGCCCAGAGCGCCGGCCGCCAGGAAGCCGACCAAACGGGGGGCCAAGCGGCCGGCGTCGAGGGAGTCGTCCCCCGAGGAGGCCGTCGTCGCCAAGGAAACGACGACGAGCGGGTCCAAGCGGTCAAAAACCGAGGACTCCCGCCCCGAGAGGCCCGCGGGTGGAAAGGCGGCGGCCAAAGGGGGGGCCAGGCGCTCCGCGCCCGCAAAGACAACGCCGCTGAAAGCAGCGGTCAAAAAGGAGGCGGGGAGGAAGACGTCCGCTCGCAGGTCCAAGAGGGGGAAATACTGA
- the hp1bp3 gene encoding heterochromatin protein 1-binding protein 3 isoform X1, translating to MPIRRVAATPAPEKAPSAAAEKEPQASSAESPAAAAAAAGAAEEEPAAQSAVPKEAEPTENGEKADAPAEEKAEEKPDKKEDKCRDCAAGQCATHCYVLLLRLKDGYKSAKAKGKKVKRTIPAWATLAAGKRLPVATFAGNNRVDSVLIEAITSSNDKSGVSYQGFMKYIQKKYPEMELDNKKFLIKKAMKKHLEKGTIKQLTGKGLSGTFAIGKISASPKKAAVNVEALGDALPLIITRLCEPKEASYCLIKKYLEQHFPNLNIQNRPDILKSALVKAVEKGHLEQITGKGANGTFQLKRAGNQVLLKGSSLEDAITAAITAMNEPKTCSTTTLRKYLVDANKDTKEYRLVASLRRTLTKCKVLGWMEQITGHGFTGTYQLSFPFYPSPTILYPDKFNDQAKKNPPARGRRTVHSSSEEEEEEEEEESESEDEAPSRKRKSPKRPPPKVKRPPAAKKSRSSSKSKAKGRGRSLAKKTPVKKTPVKTSPVKKAASSAKREGRKPSAVAKDPTPPPKAAPAKKAPAAKRPRAPAARKPTKRGAKRPASRESSPEEAVVAKETTTSGSKRSKTEDSRPERPAGGKAAAKGGARRSAPAKTTPLKAAVKKEAGRKTSARRSKRGKY from the exons ATGCCGATACGCCGAGTAGCAGCGACTCCTGCCCCGGAGAAGGCCCCCTCTGCTGCGGCCGAGAAAG AGCCTCAGGCGTCCTCGGCGGAgtcgccagcagcagcagcagcagcagccggcgcCGCCGAAGAGGAACCGGCGGCACAGTCGGCCGTCCCGAAGGAGGCGGAGCCCACGGAGAACGGGGAGAAAGCCGACGCGCCCGCCGAGGAGAAGGCGGAAGAAAAGCCGGATAAGAAAGA GGACAAATGCAGGGACTGCGCGGCCGGACAGTGTGCAACACACTGCTATGTTCTCCTACTAAG GTTGAAAGACGGCTACAAGTCCGCGAAAGCCAAAGGCAAGAAGGTGAAGAGGACGATTCCCGCGTGGGCGACACTCGCTGCTGGCAAAAGGCTTCCCGTCGCCACCTTCGCAGGCAACAACCGAGTGGACAGCGTTCTCATCGAAGCCATCACG TCTTCAAATGACAAGTCGGGAGTTTCATACCAAGGCTTCATGAAATACATTCAGAAGAAATACCCGGAGATGGAGCTCGACAACAAGAAGTTTCTCATCAAGAAAGCAATGAAGAAACATTTGGAGAAGGGAACCATCAAACAG CTCACGGGGAAAGGCCTTTCGGGAACCTTCGCCATCGGGAAGATCTCCGCCTCCCCGAAG AAAGCAGCCGTGAATGTCGAGGCTCTGGGAGACGCTCTTCCTCTCATCATCACTCGGCTCTGTGAGCCCAAAGAGGCCTCCTACTGCCTGATCAAGAAATACCTGGAGCAGCACTTCCCCAACTTAAACATCCAAAACCG GCCGGATATACTCAAGTCGGCCCTGGTGAAGGCCGTGGAGAAAGGACATCTGGAGCAAATCACCGGGAAAGGAGCTAACGGCACATTCCAG CTGAAGCGCGCCGGTAATCAGGTCCTGCTGAAGGGCAGCAGCTTGGAGGACGCCATCACAGCCGCCATCACGGCCATGAACGAACCCAAAACCTGCAGCACCACCACTCTGCGCAAATACCTAGTGGACGCCAACAAGGACACAAAGGAGTACAGATTAG TGGCCAGTCTGAGGAGGACCCTGACCAAGTGCAAAGTGCTCGGCTGGATGGAGCAGATCACCGGTCACGGCTTCACAGGAACCTACCAGCTCTCGTTCCCCTTCTACCCGAG cCCCACCATCCTGTACCCAGACAAGTTCAACGACCAAGCAAAGAAAAACCCGCCAGCCAGGGGGAGGCGGACGGTTCATTcttcttcagaggaggaggaagaagaagaggaggaggagtctgagTCTGAGGACGAAGCTCCCTCTCGGAAAAG AAAATCACCAAAGAGGCCCCCACCCAAGGTGAAACGCCCCCCTGCAGCCAAGAAGTCGCGGAGCTCTAGTAAGTCGAAAGCTAAAGGACGGGGACGCTCCCTCGCCAAGAAGACTCCGGTCAAGAAGACTCCGGTCAAGACGTCTCCGGTCAAGAAGGCGGCGTCCTCGGCCAAGCGAGAGGGAAGGAAACCGTCGGCCGTGGCGAAGGATCCCACGCCGCCCCCTAAAGCCGCGCCAGCCAAGAAAGCTCCCGCTGCAAAACGGCCCAGAGCGCCGGCCGCCAGGAAGCCGACCAAACGGGGGGCCAAGCGGCCGGCGTCGAGGGAGTCGTCCCCCGAGGAGGCCGTCGTCGCCAAGGAAACGACGACGAGCGGGTCCAAGCGGTCAAAAACCGAGGACTCCCGCCCCGAGAGGCCCGCGGGTGGAAAGGCGGCGGCCAAAGGGGGGGCCAGGCGCTCCGCGCCCGCAAAGACAACGCCGCTGAAAGCAGCGGTCAAAAAGGAGGCGGGGAGGAAGACGTCCGCTCGCAGGTCCAAGAGGGGGAAATACTGA
- the kif17 gene encoding kinesin-like protein KIF17, whose protein sequence is MGSESVKVVVRCRPLNARERALGSDVVLSVDLRRCQCSIEKPGAADEPPKHFTFDGTYFLDQTTEQMYNETAYSLVEGVTEGYNGTIFAYGQTGSGKSFTMQGVSDPAAQRGVIPRAFEHIFESIQCAENTKFLVRASYLEIYNEEIRDLLGSDTKQRLELKEHPERGVHVRDLSVRTVHSVGECERIVEQGWRNRAVGFTLMNKDSSRSHSIFTIHLEIYNTDAGGQDRLRAGKLNLVDLAGSERQSKTGATGERLREATKINLSLSALGNVISALVDGRSKHVPYRDSKLTRLLQDSLGGNTRTLMIACLSPADNNYEESLSTLRYANRAKSIQNRPRINEDPKDALLREYQEEIKKLRALVSGKLGPAPPLAGPVSEAPPAGPSGPQPTSTEAEKIKEATAEYEVRLAKLQAEYNAEQRSRAKLQEDMAALRSSFESKLPRLEEAGASRGGSVHPRDGNGSSSPQSSCSCVTEDVVEELGPTRDPTCHSTCGEPPMTKPTVPAARVQKNPGADSHDAAAGLPDQQHVLERLQQLEQEVVGGEQARNNELKQRQRHRRNLADQRKVHLIRALSEDSEDSENVLLNVYNSIQEEVHAKSQALVKVQGKLKAAKLEIRDLQAEFEVERDDYLATIRRLEREGRLLHGLLERMVPLVRRDCNYSNLDRLKKDAAWDEEGATWRLPDVVVQKTTLPAAATPKLSPGRGPARDGGVPSAADEEAEGELEEEQQEEEEGDRYREMLDRSDSENFASSYFRSKRAIHLLGRDAARGHVLRPPPPVRGAVTPPISTDSAPPRPFRLESLDVPVSNAKVRRKKSKSHIHNEGI, encoded by the exons ATGGGGTCCGAGTCGGTGAAGGTGGTGGTCCGGTGCCGGCCCCTGAACGCCCGGGAGCGGGCCCTCGGCTCGGACGTGGTGCTGTCCGTGGACCTGCGCCGGTGCCAGTGCTCCATAGAGAAGCCCGGGGCGGCCGACGAGCCCCCGAAACACTTCACCTTCGACGGCACCTACTTCCTGGATCAGACCACCGAGCAGATGTACAACGAGACCGCCTACTCTTTGGTGGAG ggtGTCACTGAGGGATACAACGGGACCATCTTTGCCTATGGACAAACTGGAAGTGGGAAGTCTTTCACCATGCAGGGGGTGTCCGATCCCGCGGCCCAGAGGGGGGTCATTCCAAGAGCCTTTGAGCACATCTTTGAGAGTATTCAG TGTGCAGAGAACACCAAGTTCCTGGTGAGGGCCTCCTACCTGGAGATTTACAATGAAGAGATCCGAGACCTTTTGGGTAGTGACACCAAGCAGAGATTGGAG CTGAAAGAGCATCCGGAGCGAGGCGTGCACGTGCGCGACCTCTCCGTGCGCACGGTGCACAGCGTGGGCGAGTGCGAGAGGATCGTCGAGCAAGGCTGGCGGAACCGGGCGGTGGGCTTCACGCTGATGAACAAGGATTCGTCGCGCTCGCACTCCATCTTCACCATCCATTTGGAGATCTACAACacag acgCAGGCGGCCAGGACCGCCTACGAGCAGGTAAACTCAACCTGGTCGACCTGGCCGGGAGTGAGCGCCAGTCCAAGACCGGCGCCACGGGCGAGCGACTCCGCGAGGCCACCAAGATCAACCTGTCGCTCTCGGCCCTGGGCAACGTCATCTCGGCTCTGGTGGACGGCCGCTCCAAGCACGTCCCCTACCGGGACTCCAAGCTGACCCGGCTGCTGCAGGACTCCCTGGGGGGGAACACGCGCACCTTGATGATCGCCTGCCTCTCGCCCGCGGACAACAACTATGAGGAGAGCCTGAGCACGCTGCGCTACGCCAACCGGGCCAAGAGCATCCAGAACCGGCCTCGCATCAACGAGGACCCCAAGGACGCTCTGCTCCGGGAGTATCAGGAGGAGATCAAGAAGCTGCGGGCCCTCGTCTCAGGCAAGCTGGGCCCCGCGC CTCCGCTGGCTGGTCCGGTGTCCGAGGCGCCCCCCGCCGGTCCCTCAGGGCCGCAACCCACCAGCACAGAAGCGGAGAAGATTAAAGAGGCAACCGCT GAGTACGAAGTGAGGCTGGCCAAGCTGCAGGCCGAGTACAACGCGGAGCAGCGGTCCAGAGccaagctgcaggaggacatgGCCGCGCTGCGCTCCTCTTTTGAATCCAAGCTGCCCCGTCTGGAAGAGGCTGGAGCCAGCAGGGGGGGCTCCGTCCATCCGAGGGATGGGAACGGAAGTTCATCTCCACAAT cgagctgcagctgtgtgacGGAGGATGTTGTGGAAGAGTTGGGCCCCACCCGTGATCCCACGTGCCACAGCACATGTGGAGAACCTCCCATGACCAAG CCCACTGTACCAGCCGCCAGGGTCCAAAAAAACCCTGGCGCCGACTCTCATGACGCCGCTGCGGGGCTTCCGGACCAGCAACACGTCCTGGAAAG actgcagcagctggagcaggaggtggtTGGAGGCGAGCAGGCCAGGAACAACGAGTTGAAGCAGAGGCAGAGGCACAGGAGGAACCTTGCTGACCAGAGGAAGGTGCACCTCATCCGCGCTCTGTCCGAGGACAGCGAGGACAGCGAAAACGTGCTGCTGAACGTCTACaactccatccaggaggagGTGCACGCCAAGAGTCAAGCTCTGGTCAAGGTCCAGGGCAAG CTGAAAGCGGCCAAGCTGGAGATCCGCGACCTGCAGGCCGAGTTCGAGGTGGAGAGGGACGACTACCTGGCCACCATCCGGCGGCTGGAGAGGGAGGGCCGCCTACTGCACGGCCTGCTGGAGCGCATGGTGCCCCTGGTGCGCCGCGACTGCAACTACAGCAACCTGGACCGCTTGAAGAAAGACGCGGCGTGGGACGAGGAGGGCGCCACCTGGAGGCTGCCTGATGTCGTGGTGCAGAAAACGACGCTGCCTGCAG CGGCGACGCCCAAGCTGTCACCCGGAAGGGGTCCAGCGAGGGACGGTGGAGTGCCGTCCGCA GCCGatgaggaggcggagggggagttagaggaggagcagcaggaggaggaggagggggaccgGTACAGGGAGATGCTGGACCGGAGCGACAGCGAGAACTTTGCCAGCAGCTACTTCAGGTCGAAGAGAGCGATCCATCTGCTGGGACGGGACGCGGCCAGGGGACACG tcctccgccctcctcccccGGTTAGGGGGGCCGTGACCCCGCCCATCAGCACTGACTCCGCCCCGCCGCGCCCCTTCCGCCTGGAGTCGCTGGACGTCCCGGTGTCCAACGCTAAGGTGAGGCGCAAAAAGAGCAAATCTCACATCCACAACGAGGGGATTTGA
- the sh2d5 gene encoding SH2 domain-containing protein 5, which yields MGEAPVRQDGAVTVSADYVGSFPVDDRCLDDQMKLLHTQLKSLRACDRRRPVSLKFSVKGVKMYDEDETTLLMAHALRRVSLSTARSSDAQFAFVSHNPGRADAQLYCHLYRARHSRAAQFLNLLLCRCFQLRYLEKHPEEAQEDAAGGPLPRRNPSLLNHGFPLSVSALVSFRRAPFQGLLPGTTKNPQPSDELRAVRGEAFPTSSPSLVRKKAMRTKALRSGAYRSFTFTPLRQRSVQWHLRGSPGQHKEEGLVRRTRAPRLAETEEALAQAVWCCAGIATESSCSLLADDVLGSYLLCPHPKKPQCGSLIIRAPSGLITLLIENAGQGKFLLETHGTEFCSLAELIEHYTESRGEAACLLSCARVNHCYEWEEHAGGAPEKDQL from the exons ATGGGCGAGGCCCCGGTCAGACAGGACGGTGCAGTGACCGTATCAGCAGAC tacgtgGGCTCATTTCCTGTGGACGACCGCTGCCTGGACGACCAGATGAAGCTGCTGCACACGCAGCTCAAGTCCCTCAga GCGTGCGACAGGCGGAGGCCCGTGTCCCTCAAGTTCTCCGTCAAAGGGGTGAAAATGTACGATGAGGATGAAACG ACGCTGCTGATGGCTCACGCCCTGCGCCGCGTCTCCCTGTCCACGGCGAGGTCCTCGGACGCCCAGTTCGCCTTCGTCTCCCACAACCCGGGCCGCGCCGACGCCCAGCTGTACTGCCACCTCTATCGGGCCAGGCACTCCAGAGCG GCGCAGTTCCTGAACCTGCTGCTGTGCCGCTGCTTCCAGCTGCGTTACCTGGAGAAGCACCCGGAGGAGGCCCAGGAGGACGCCGCGGGGGGCCCGCTGCCTCGACGCAACCCCTCCCTGCTCAACCACGGCTTCCCCCTCAGCGTCAGCGCGCTGGTCTCCTTCAGGAGAGCCCCGTTCCAGGGGTTGTTGCCGGGGACTACG aagAACCCACAGCCCTCTGATGAGCTGCGTGCCGTCCGCGGCGAGGCCTTCCCCACCTCCTCGCCCTCGCTGGTGCGAAAGAAGGCCATGCGCACCAAGGCGCTGCGCTCCGGGGCCTACCGCTCCTTCACCTTCACGCCGCTCAGGCAGCGCTCCGTTCAGTGGCACCTGAGGGGGTCACCAG GGCAGCACAAGGAAGAAGGGCTTGTGAGAAGAACCCGGGCACCCAGATTGGCCGAGACTGAAGAAGCTCTGGCGCAGGCGGTGTGGTGCTGTGCCGGGATCGCAAC TGAAAGCAGCTGTTCCCTGCTGGCGGACGATGTTCTGGGATCGTACCTCCTGTGTCCTCATCCTAAAAAGCCCCAGTGTGGCTCTCTGATCATCCGCGCGCCCTCCGGACTCATCACGCTGCTCATCGAGAACGCCGGCCAAGGGAAATTCCTGCTGGAG ACCCACGGGACTGAGTTCTGCTCCCTGGCGGAGCTGATCGAGCACTACACGGAGAGCCGGGGCGAGGCGGCGTGTCTGCTGAGCTGTGCCCGGGTCAACCACTGCTACGAGTGGGAGGAACACGCCGGCGGGGCGCCTGAGAAGGACCAGCTCTAA